In Schistocerca americana isolate TAMUIC-IGC-003095 chromosome 7, iqSchAmer2.1, whole genome shotgun sequence, a single genomic region encodes these proteins:
- the LOC124622311 gene encoding uncharacterized protein LOC124622311 yields the protein MPRSSKVFKKVRKCQASRCSKDNLKTSPIITNGNDTSTKKASASRRKIDSCQSLDDCGSDTQATSGFRLIDLKILSDIISSACVCADCGAKSLRLYDEENRIGIVCMLHLTCESCHSDTAFRTSASSNRIYEANMRLIYGMRCLGIGREGTRLFCGIMNMPQPSARYTTGNKTLLSALQEEVEENLKSSAKEAVKMNSELKTEADNTPDTDLCVSCDGTWMKRGHTSLYGVSSVISVDTGKILDVQVMSKYCYSCVLGKRAGEVEENKWQVEHKKVCCRNYSGSSGGMEPAAMKLMFHRSVEKYGVRYTKYLGDGDSSSFKTVLESEPYGPHCAIEKLECVGHVQKRMGGRLLKLKRELKGRKLEDGKLLGGPNRLTDKEIHSLQVYYGKAIRDNSGNLNNMQKAVWSIYFHKLSTDDKPVHNLCDISWCKFKQAERDGMNYSHKHSLPVAVLSAIKPTFRCLAEPDLLRKCVHGKTQNPNESYNSLIWKRCPKTTFVSTIIVEIAAYDACLVFNNGNLGRIKTLQRLGFHPGAFTYSILKDIDDKRVAAADITANKIEQQVNQRRQAKKRLLADEEEYAYGLH from the coding sequence ATGCCGCGTTCTAGTAAGGTGTTTAAAAAGGTTAGAAAGTGTCAAGCTTCTCGATGTAGTAAAGACAACTTGAAAACCAGCCCCATAATAACAAATGGAAACGATACTTCAACCAAGAAAGCGAGTGCTTCGAGAAGGAAAATTGACAGCTGTCAATCACTTGATGATTGTGGCTCAGACACTCAAGCTACTAGTGGTTTTAGGCTTATTGATTTGAAAATACTATCTGATATTATATCATCTGCTTGTGTATGTGCTGACTGTGGTGCAAAAAGTTTGAGATTATATGACGAAGAAAACAGAATTGGAATAGTGTGTATGTTGCATCTTACTTGTGAAAGCTGTCATTCAGACACTGCTTTTAGAACTTCGGCATCAAGTAACCGGATATATGAAGCAAATATGCGTTTAATATATGGCATGAGATGTTTGGGCATAGGCAGGGAAGGTACCAGACTGTTTTGTGGGATCATGAACATGCCACAACCAAGTGCTAGGTACACCACTGGAAATAAAACACTGCTAAGTGCTCTTCAAGAGGAAGTGGAAGAAAACTTGAAGTCCTCTGCAaaggaagctgtgaagatgaatAGTGAACTAAAGACAGAAGCAGATAACACGCCAGACACCGATTTGTGTGTGTCATGTGATGGAACGTGGATGAAGCGTGGACATACATCACTGTATGGAGTATCATCTGTCATTAGTGTTGATACTGGAAAAATTCTTGACGTTCAGGTAATGAGCAAATATTGCTATAGCTGTGTACTCGGAAAGAGAGCtggtgaagtggaagaaaataagtggcAGGTTGAACACAAGAAAGTGTGCTGTAGAAATTATTCTGGTTCTAGTGGTGGAATGGAACCTGCAGCTATGAAACTTATGTTCCATCGAAGTGTGGAAAAGTACGGTGTTAGATACacaaaataccttggtgatggtgactcCAGCTCCTTCAAAACTGTTTTGGAAAGTGAACCTTATGGTCCCCATTGTgctatagaaaagttggaatgtgttggacatgtgcaaaaacgaatgggaggcagacttttaaaattgaaacgTGAATTGAAGGGCAGgaaacttgaggatggaaaactttTAGGTGGTCCCAACAGACTCACAGACAAAGAAATTCATTCTTTACAAGTGTACTATGGCAAGGCAATAAGGGACAACAGTGGAAATTTGAATAACATGCAGAAGGCTGTGTGGtctatttattttcataaactatCCACAGATGACAAACCTGTACataatttgtgtgacatatcgtgGTGCAAATTCAAGCAGGCTGAGCGTGATGGCATGAActattcacacaagcacagtttACCTGTGGCTGTTTTAAGTGCTATAAAACCAACATTTAGGTGTTTAGCAGAGCCAGACCTCCTACGAAAGTGTgtgcatggaaagacacaaaaccctaatgaaagttacaactcACTGATTTGGAAACGTTGCCCaaaaacaacatttgtttcaacaattattgttgaaattgctgcatatgatgcttgtttagtttttaacaatggtaatcttggaagaataaaaactctacagaggctaggatttCATCCAGGAGCTTTCACCTATTCAATATTGAAGGACATCGATGACAAAAGAGTTGCTGCGGCTGATATTACAGCCAATAAAATTGAACAGCAGGTTAACCAAAGAAGACAAGCAAAGAAGAGACTGCTTGCAGATGAAGAGGAGTATGCATATGGCTTGCACTAG